A single window of Lycium ferocissimum isolate CSIRO_LF1 unplaced genomic scaffold, AGI_CSIRO_Lferr_CH_V1 ctg13105, whole genome shotgun sequence DNA harbors:
- the LOC132042070 gene encoding uncharacterized mitochondrial protein AtMg00810-like, translating into MVEKQFSKSIKVFQSDGGGEFSSIVGSLQYLTLTRPDITHAVNLASQFMHVDWAGCATTRRSTTGYSIYLGANCVSWSSRKQNTVARSSAEAVARSSAEAEYRALATAN; encoded by the exons ATGGTTGAGAAACAGTTTTCTAAAAGCATTAAAGTGTTTCAAAGTGATGGAGGGGGTGAGTTTTCTAGCATTGTAGGAAGCCTGCAATATTTGACACTGACCAGACCTGATATAACTCATGCTGTCAACCTTGCTAGCCAGTTCATGC ATGTAGATTGGGCAGGGTGTGCAACAACAAGAAGATCCACCACTGGCTACAGCATATATCTTGGTGCAAATTGTGTATCCTGGTCCTCTAGGAAGCAAAACACAGTTGCAAGGTCAAGTGCAGAGGCTGTGGCAAGGTCAAGTGCAGAGGCTGAATATAGAGCCTTGGCTACAGCAAATTGA
- the LOC132042071 gene encoding uncharacterized protein LOC132042071 — protein sequence MNQQGPSTRSKRAQTRAYAKPGSLSSLANKKRQLLTTNETVQAIRSERDHLLELIGEQQPVAPQANQNEQLVEEQHVEEQQPVAEQQPVEEQQPVEDEMQMHSTIPPTNEQSEEGPSTQKRKRGRTQMHSVHSRHERKLILLNRLNQPIGPTEDVVIEFGSFLGTLARTATLCPFDILDWRKMDTKDVWIYLKFPIFKYLLKVLFMLTK from the exons ATGAATCAACAAGGGCCTTCAACAAGAAGCAAAAGAGCTCAAACCAGAGCATATGCTAAACCTGGTTCATTGTCATCCTTGGCAAATAAAAAACGGCAGTTATTAACCACAAACGAAACTGTTCAAGCTATAAGGTCAGAGAGAGATCATCTGCTAGAATTAATTGGAGAACAGCAGCCAGTAGCACCACAAGCTAACCAAAATGAGCAACTTGTAGAAGAGCAACATGTAGAGGAGCAACAGCCCGTCGCGGAGCAACAGCCCGTCGAGGAGCAACAGCCCGTCGAGGACGAAATGCAAATGCATTCTACAATTCCTCCCACAAATGAACAATCTGAAGAAG GCCCTTCGactcagaaaagaaaaagaggcagAACGCAAATGCATAGTGTGCATAGCCGACATGAGCGTAAATTGATCCTACTGAATAGGCTCAATCAACCTATTGGTCCTACTGAAGATGTTGTAATAGAGTTTGGTAGCTTCCTCGGTACATTAGCGAGGACTGCGACCCTTTGCCCATTTGATATACTTGATTGGAGGAAAATGGACACAAAAGATGTATGGatatatttgaagtttccaatatTTAAGTATCTGTTAAAAGTATTGTTTATGCTAAcaaaatga
- the LOC132042072 gene encoding uncharacterized protein LOC132042072: MQFIFAWRRHKSDLKKLCYKPKVTDEIIMEKRPGHIPECQFKELLEYWKSEKFQKMSKTNAENRKKLLNPHTVGKKSFALVRNKLEKTKGNVSLKEIFVETRERKPGRLYKESNEDTTSKIAEMEEIETQLSADGSQPVDAYSAVMGPEHPGRLRLYGRGVTKTSLKGKAGTFEPTSNATNDVVQEMQERIQKMEEQKRTMRAEVTAEVT; this comes from the exons ATGCAATTCATCTTTGCTTGGAGAAGGCATAAAAGTGACTTGAAGAAACTTTGTTACAAACCAAAAGTTACTGATGAAATCATAATGGAAAAAAGGCCAGGTCATATTCCGGAATGTCAATTTAAAGAGCTCCTCGAATATTGGAAGTCTGAGAAATTCCAG AAAATGTCTAAAACAAATGCTGAGAATCGGAAGAAGTTGTTGAATCCGCACACAGTCGGCAAAAAAAGTTTCGCTTTAGTCCGCAATAAATTG GAAAAAACCAAGGGAAATGTATCACTTAAGGAGATCTTTGTGGAAACAAGAGAAAGGAAACCCGGGCGCTTGTACAAGGAGTCAAATGAAGACACAACTAGtaaaatt GCTGAAATGGAGGAAATTGAAACACAACTAAGCGCAGATGGTAGTCAGCCTGTTGATGCATACTCAGCCGTTATGGGTCCAGAACATCCGGGACGTCTAAGACTATATGGACGGGGGGTTACAAAGACTTCTTTGAAAGGAAAAGCTGGAACTTTTGAACCAACTTCAAATGCCACAAATGATGTAGTGCAAGAAATGCAAGAAAGGATCCAAAAAATGGAGGAACAAAAGAGAACTATGCGAGCAGAAGTTACTGCAGAagttact